From Acinonyx jubatus isolate Ajub_Pintada_27869175 chromosome E2, VMU_Ajub_asm_v1.0, whole genome shotgun sequence:
GGCACCTCACAACACGTCAGCTTCCTTCTTCAGATCAAGTGATGGTGGGAGAGACTCCAGCAAGATGGATGGGACACAAAACCTCATCTCTTACATTCCGTCATTTTgcatattctattctttttaatttaaatgcaagttagttaacatatagtgtaatattggtttcaggaatagaatttagtgattcatcacttacatagaacacccagtgctcatcccaagaaagGTCCTCATTAGTgcacatcacccatttagcccatccacccaccccccaacctcagattgttctctgtatttaagggtctcttatggtttgcttccctctctgtttttatcttgtttttccttcccttcccctatgtttatctgttttgtttcttaaattccacatatgagtgaaatcatatgatatttgcctttctctggctgacttatttctcttggcataatacactatagttccatccacattgttacaaatgccATATTCTGTTCTTTAGAAGCAAAATCAAGGCCCTGTAGCATTTAGCTAGAGGGATCGTAATAGGTTGTAAGCATCACAAGTTAGGAATTACAGGAAGCCAAACAAGAGTCTGCTGCATCAGGGACCTTGAGTCTTCAACTTATTTCTTGCCTCTTCTGTATCTTCACCTTCTCACCTAATTCATCTTCTCTCAGAAAACACAGTGAAGTTTCTGACCCTGggggaaacatgaaaaaaaattgctcttGGCTCTCCAACAGCATCTAAATGTTGATGACTCTCTTTCACCTGAACAACCAAGCTTCCGGGAGGacttttctcattctctgaagAGACATCTACACAGGATGTCTAGGCCTCCCCTTtactattttttactattttctttaattgcTGTACTAAAGCGTAACTTAACACATAGTGAATGTGCAAATCTTAAAGGTTCATCTTCCTGAAGTTTTACACATATAAACCCGAGTACCACCACACAGGtcaaaaaaatacagtatttccagTGCCTCACAGGCTTCTTGTGCTCCCTCCTTGTTAATATCTCCTTCTACAAAAATAATGGGCATTCAACCCAGTGACTGTAGATGAGTTTTGAAGACTTATAAATGGATCCCCATAATACATGATACTGttatgtgtgtcttcttttgATAATCATTATTGCTCCGAAGTCTGTCATGCGGTTGCAAATTTGGAGTTATTTCTTACTGTGCAGTGTCTCAGTGAATGAATAGATTTCATTTACCCATTTTACTGTTATTTGGCTTGGGCTCCATTTTTTGGAATATTGTGAAGAACACAGCTACGAATATTCTTGATATTTTTGTTGGATATAGCACACATTTCTGTTGGGAATATGCAAATGAGTGGACTGGCTGGATCATGGTCTAGGTATATGATTAGCTTCAGTGGAAACCACCAAACAGTTTCAAAGGGACTGCACCATTTCATATTCCCAGTAGTCCTCACTGCTGTGCATACTGGGGAGCAGGTGGCATCTTCCCCTTTACTCTTTGAGACTCAGTAGTGTTTCTCAGCACTGCAGTACTGAAAATGTTCTTACATTACTGTTGACATTCTGACTGGCAAATGTAACAcctataataatgataataaatggtGGTCTACACCTTATTGAATATTTGCCATATACTGGGCTAGTTGATTTGTATGATTTTTCTCATGTAACACCGTTAGGAACATTTtatgtgtcctcccaaaattcatatgatgGAACCCTAACCCCCAGAGTGATATTAGGAGGTCAGTATTTGGGGAGATGATTgggtttagatgagatcatgagggtggagctcCCATGATGGGATTGGTATCCTCACAAGAAGACAAAGGGAGACGATAGTCTTTCcagatgtggtgtgtgtgctggggatggttgggagaagagggagaacactcttgtgtctcttcttataaggacactaatgcTATCAGATCAGGGCCCTATGCttattacctcatttaaccttaatttctTCTATCAAAGACCCTATCTTCAAAttcacattggaggttagggggaacacaaacattccgTCCATAACAAGATTTGCTTTGAGGGTAAATATAGGGCTATTCATAtgttctgttttttcttgtgtcagttttggtaatttgaatATTTCAAGGAATGTTTCCACTTCATCTAATTATTCTATTACATTTTAAGATTGTTTCATcttaaaatgctaattttatataaattttaccacagtaaataaataaatgcaagatatatacatatgtttttacACTCTTATCTTAATCATTtggtgctcatcaccacaagtgcactccttaatcccaatcacctatttaaccatccccccacccacctcccatctggtaaccatcagtttgttctctatagttaagaatctgtctcctggtttgtctctgtctgtctctttttttccctctgctagTTTGTTTCTACCATTCCACATATGggcaaaatcatatggtatatgtctttctctgagtgacttatttcatttagcactatactctctagttccatccatgttgttgcaaatggcaagatttcactcttttttatggctgagtattccattgtgtgtggtgtgtgtgtgtgtgtatttcatcttctttatatattcatcagtcgatggatgcttccataccttggctattgtaaataatgctggtataaacataggggttcgggggcgcctgggtggctcagtccgttgagcgtctgacttctgctcaggtcatgatctcatggtctgtgagttccagccccgcgtcgggctctgtgctgacagctcggagcctggagcctgtttcagattctgtgtttccctctctctctgaccctcccccgttcatgctctgtctccctctgtctcaaaaataaataaacgtgaaaaaaaaaataaaaaaaaaaaacaaaaaaacatagggGTTCGTGTATCCCATGCACACATTTTTATAATACCATTATAAACTGACAttctcaaaacaaatttaaaaattacttcattgTACTTgtgtatattttgcttttttatttgagCGTTATAAAAAGCATATCATAGTTTACATTGTCTTATGTGATTTGTACTTTTTATTCAACAGTGTATTGCTAAGACTCACCCGGCACGTTGGTAtagttcacttattttttcttctgtagtcATTTGCATGAATGTAACACAGTGTATTCATTTATCTTCATGGGCATTttcttgtttccagtttttcacaCCCACAAAGAGTGCTGCCATGAAAATTCACATACACTATATCCTCATGCATGTGTAGGAATTTCTCTTAGTAGTGATCCCAAGGGCTAGAATTTTTCGATTATTATCAGGTAAGCAAAAGGAGAACGTTACTAGATGCTGCCCTGCTGTTTCTTTATCTGCATTATAATAACGATTTCATGgatccacatcctttccaacacctGATATTGTCATGTTCTTATTTTCAGTCAGGTAAATatatggtatctcattgtggtcttttTGCCCTTTCCTCACATCCAAGAAAGGTGATCacctcttcatattttttttctttaatgtgcattcatccatttttgagagagagaggggtagaatGTGctccagggaggggcacagagagagagagagagagacagagagagagagaatcccaagcaggctctgtttcagcacagagctcgacacagggctcgatcccatgaaccacaagatcacgatgtgagccaaaatcaagagccggatacccaaccaactgagccacccaggtgcccctctttatgtGTTCATTGGCCAATATGTATCTTCTGCGATGAAAAAGTGGAGTGTTGAATTTCCCACCTGTaattgtggttttgtttatttctcctttgaactCAGTTTTTGGGTTGATTTGAGGCTCTGATATTTGTTGCATGCATTTTAGGATTGTTACATCTTCCCGGTGTTTTGATCTTTTTATCATTCTATAATGACCCTCTTCTTCTCAtttactttatctgatatttagACACCcttgtttgccttttaaaaaattatatttagtcaATTTGACTAGTCTTTTCTTTTACAGTTAATGCTTTTGTATCTTATGAAATCTTTCACTTTCCCAAGATCTAAAAGATATTCATTTATACTATTTACTAAAAACTGTTAATATTGAGCTTCTGACAGTAAGGTCTTAACCAGTCTGGAGTTAGTTTTTTATGCGGTGTGAGGTTAAGAATGCAATTTCATATGGCAAATGATTTCTCTAGATCTGTTTATTGAATAGTCCCTCCTTTTCCCATTGGCCACTCTGCTACTTCTGTCATATATCAAAGTATATACGTACATTTCTGACTTCtcaattctgttttttcctttgataGTTCGGCAGTTTATCTTAAATCTATGCCTACATCATACTGCCTTGATGCATCTAATCATCATCATCCTAATTCCTCAAAGGGCAAATGTCCCTGCTTTATTCTTCTGTGGAGATATCCTGGTGTGTTCGTTCTTTTATATAAATTCCTCAATGAGCTTGTCACTATCCTTGAAAAACTCTATAAGCTAAACGCTTAATCTGAAGTTGTATAGAATTTGTAGGTGAATTTAAGGAGAACTTTATATGACTAATCTCCCTTTTCACATAGATCTTCATTAGTGTGATACATTTATAATTCTCTTCATCTAGATGAGATCTATTTGGCATCTGTTCACCTAGTCTTTACCCAGACAAAGTAGACTCCGTATGCCCACCCGCTAGCTTCTCACCACCCCCCACTCTCACACAGCCCAGAACCGCGAGCTTTCGtgtctcctctgtccccacctgcctctccaTCTTCATCTTCACAGTGCTCTCATCCTCCTCACTTTGCCTGGCATGCAGCATTCTGTCAAGACACTGCACACTTGTACTTTGTAATCCACTGCAGTTTCTCTCCTATTTCTGTCAGGGAGCCCCTACTCTCCTCTGGAAATAAGCTCCCATAGAACCTTTTCTGGGTAGCCTCCACTTATCTCTTTCCATCTCCCACGTGGGCCAAGTTATGTGTACCCTGTGCTGTCATACCATGACGTGTTAGGGCGCAGTCGTTACGCACAGTGTAGTCATTGctctgcccaccctcctccaTTCTGGGGAGTGAGGAGTCGTCTCCACTCCGCATTCTCTATGCCGTGCCCAAGTTTTTCTTCCTGGGTTAGCTTTTAAAGATGTCAAGAGTGCGTGGGTTAGCGAAGAAAGAAATTGTAAACCTGAGCGTGATAGATGTGTAAATGCCACAGGCGTCAGAAGGATTTGATTTCATCTTCATTCTTCCACTCAGATGGTAATTTTATTTGCTCTGCATTGACATCGCTAATAGACACCTTTCTGTATTGGATTTCCTTCAGGTGAAAAAGCAAAACCTGAGACCACAGAGTTTACTGCTTCTCAGCTGGCCTTCACTGAGGAAGCCCCTTTTGAGGAACAAATGACACAGGGAGCCTCGAGGGATTCCAGGTTGGGGCAAGCCAGGGATCGGGAAAAGCTATCAGAAATGCAGGAAGGAAACTTGAGGCCAGGAACAGACCCCCACGAGGAGACATGCCCTAGGAAGTTGAGCCATAAACATGATGATTTGGAGACAGATGATAGTTTGTGTTTAACCATTTTACAGGAGCGAGTCACTATACAAGATGATCTACATGAACATGATTGCCAAGGACCCAGAAAAGACCCTGTGACCGATGCAAGGAATAACCTGTATAAATGCAAAGAATGTGGAAAAGGGTTTAGCAAGAATTGGGCCCTTGTTCGGCATCAACAGATTCACGCCGGAGTGAAGCCCTATAAATGCAGCGAATGTGGGAAAGCCTGTCGTTATATGGCCGACTTCATTCGACATACAAGGTGTCATACTGGGGAAAAACCATACGAGTGTGTggagtgtgggaaggccttcaaACGCAGGTCTCACCTCACAGAGCACCAGCGCATTCACACTGGAGATAAGCCCTATGAGTGCAAAGAATGCGGTAAAGCTTTCACCCACCGCTCTTCTTTTATCCAGCATAATATGACGCACACTAGAGAAAAGCCCTTTTTGTGcaaagaatgtgggaaagctttctACTACAGCTCTTCCTTTGCTCAACACATGAGGATTCACACTGGAAAGAAACTCTatgagtgcagtgaatgtggaaaGGCCTTTACTCACCGCTCCACTTTTATCCAGCATAATATGACCCACACAGGAGAAAAACCCTTTCTGTGCAAAGAATGTGGAAAAGCTTTTTGCCTCAACTCATCCTTTATTCAACACATGAggattcacactggagagaaaccctatgcaTGCAGTGAATGTGGAAAGGCCTTCACTCACCGCTCCACTTTTGTCCGGCATAAGAGGactcatactggagagaagcccTTTCAAtgcaaggaatgtgggaaagccttttgTGACAGCTCTTCTTTAATTCAGCACATGAGGATTCACACTGGTGAGAGGCCCTATGAATGCAGTGAATGTGGAAAGGCCTTTACTCACCACTCGGTTTTTATCCGACATAATAGAACCCACACTGGAGAAAAACCCTTGGAGTGTAAACagtgtgcaaaagctttttactaTAGTTCTTCCTTTACTCGACACATGAGGATTCACACTGGCGAAAAGCCCTATGTATGCAGAGAATGCGGGAAGGCCTTTACCCAACCGGCAAATTTTGTTCGTCATAATAGGATCCACACTGGAGAAAAACCATATGAATGCAAAGACTGTAAGAAGGCCTTTTGTGACAACTTTGCCTTAACTCAACACACGAgaactcacactggagagaaacccttcGAATGTGGTGTATGTGGAAAAACCTTCAGCCACAGTTCATCCTTTACTCACCATCGAAAAATTCATACCAGAGTGTAAAGGCCTTTGCATTTACTTCAATTTTAAGGAACTCGTACTGGTGAAATaccttttcttttgaatataactattcaggaaaacattttggcCAGAGAAGTATTTTACTATCTGATAATTCATACTGAAGGGAAACATCATAATCGTCATCCCTGTGAAAGTTTCTTTGTGGCAGGTCCTCTCAAAGGTCGTCTTAGAAATTGACCAAGCCTAGAGCTTCAACTACCCCTGAGATTGATCCAGAAGAGAGACCCAGTGGTTATGCATTTAGGAAAAATGTCAAGAATTCTTCCCATGTTTATACTACAGAACCATATCAAAAGTATCTTAAAAGTACAATGAGACATAGTGAAGGAGatgtagaaaagaaaggaaaacaaaatgtgtgtaTGGCTTCTAATTTCCCTGCCAAGCTTGTGATAATTTgtcattggggggggggtggggatatGGGGGGGATGAGAGATGAAAAATACCTCATCTcctttatgtgtttattatatacCCGTAGTCAGGAGAGTTGGACCATTGAAGGCAGCTCTGCTGccagcttttgtgttttttttttaattttctttattcgaAAACATTGTGATTTTTACCCTTGAGCATAAATGTTTGTGAGAGATGTAGAGGCCTGAGTCATGAAATACTTAAatacgcacacgcacacacacgcacagagtcGATTCTTGTTATTCATTGTAGTTGTATTCTATACATTGATCACAAACACTGAATTGGTGAATACTGAGCCATAGCTCctaggttcctgtgagcctctgttcacattttcatcaaccaTTCAATGCGTAACccattatggaatttttttttctgtttaaaagacatttatttaatacatgttccctagaaataaattatatgcagtatttccttataataaaaatatttcaattacatCATTTTGTGTAACTTAGTCTGTTACTATACTGCTTCAACTCAGTGATACACACAGAAAGTATACATAATTTAGTATTCACACACAATAAACACAGTAAACAGTAATGTGAACACATACACTGTGTTATACTGTACAGTCATGCGAAGAAAGTCGTTAAAATTAATCAAAGATTGACATTAACTAAAACTAATTTTGATGGAGTTGTTGGATATGTGGTGATAGAGCAGTGCACTCCGAAGAAACCTCTTGACCTTGGCATAGTTGATGGTATTTATTCTGcagaagaggaagacagtgaGTGTCGGGTATCAGTTCTACCTCAGGAATTTGACTCTTGTCATTTGTTGACATCAGCAGTTTCCTTTTGTGAAGTGGCTTGAAAAATTGCATGAGGCTTCATTCAAATTGGGTCACATTCTTTTATGTcatggaacatttttccaaagtagaaTTTCTGATATATGGCTGCTGCGAGAAAGGTGACGCATTCAGTGGTAGAGTGATTTtcatcaccatcctcatcatCACTGACTTCAGTGCCTTGTTTGGCTATCTCTCCTGGGTCTTTATTTGTGGGTTCTACCACCTTCTCGGTCAGTATTTCTTCCACCTCTTCCCTCACATCATTGGGAGTTTTTCCACTTACTTGTCATGTGATATGCATTATGTACTTGACActgttctttatgttttatgtaaCACCTTCAAAGCCTTTGAAAATTTCCAGTTTTGCCATTTTCCCAAGTTCCTGAAAGTAGTCTGCTTGACTGTGCCAAGCTGTTGGGACAAGCTGTCCAAGCTGTGCCACTGTTGGGACAGTCTCCAGACTGTACCAACACAGTAACCAGTAACAGTACGCATAGTGACTGACTGCAATAGTCCATCATGGTAACCACCATGTTTCTTTGTTGGTGTTGTAAGCTTTAGTATAAAGCTCCCTCATGTGGCATACCACGAAAGCTTTTATGTCATGTCCTGATTGAGAGGTTGGGTGACAGTGTTTAGGGGCATGAAAAGAACATCTAGGTTGGGGTGGGCATTTGCGAGTTCGTAACAATGGGCCAATGGGCATTATCCAAAATTAATACAACCCTGGAGGCAAAGTATTTGCCCTGGAGATAGCAGTAAATATAGCTTCTTGGATGAGCAGTTGTGGAAGCATCCCAAGAATGCTTCTGAcatctctcaaattttttttgtTCCACCTGCAGCGGACTGGTGTATGGCATATGCCGAACTCCTGAACCAGAGTTTCCTTTTCAGTTCTGGTGGATTTGAAGTTCTCTACACCTTTATGGGCTCGTACTTAAAGTTGGTTGCTGTTGGTATTGACGCACAACTGCAAGATTGCACGATACTTGAATAATTTGAAGACTGGTGATTTGGAGGCCATTTGCAATATATACGTTCCTTTGCCAAAAGCCTAGTAAAACAAGCCAGTCTCGTTGGCATTGAAACCTACTCTTCCCCCTCATGCTTTTCCTGTAACATTTCCTGATCTGCAGGACCTGCCTTAACACTGTTTATAATGTATTGCCTCTTGAAATGTGCAAGCCAACTAGCACTGGCGGATCAGGGTTTTAACATTTTCCCCATCTGGGTAAcatgactctcagttttggctttCAGCTCACAATAATGctctcctatctttttttttttccttcatctcacAAATCCACAACTTCAGCTGCTTTCACATCTTTCTCATTGCTTCACCACACACTATGCAAGTTACTATGAACACTGTCTTGAGTGGCTTCATCCTACAGACCAGTGagtttcttcctccttttggATGTGCTAtactgttgattcattaacattgaactcagaGTTAATAGCAGTATGACTCATGACTGAATGAAGCTCATCTATCTAACATATGCATTTTCTTTCAGGCACGTCACAGCCTTCTTGGCAAGATCTAGGATGCTCCCCTGCTGTGGCcctgagcaggctctgtcctCTGGTGACCGTAGGGAAATGGGCTGGCTGACTCCCAACCACAGgttgcctctgcctctgccctccagtTAGGCACCGAGGTGGCAGTCCTGTGGGCTCTCGGAATTTAGAGTCTTTTAACAGTCTCACCAAACTGCCAGGCCCGTCTGGAACTTGCACCCAGCAGTGGGAGGTCAGGAAATGCTAGAAAGTCCTGCCGGGATTCAGTCTCTGGGCCCTGCCCTTTGCCTTTGGCAACTTTTCCTCATGCCCTTTGTGGGTGTGGGCTTAGCTGGTGTGCTTTTTTGTCCCAGGTTCCAGTGCTGCGCCACAAGCCTCAGGCCGAACGGTGCACGTTTTGCCATGGAGGAGCGCAGAGCCAGGAGAGCCCTCCACATTTCATACCACACTCCCAACAGCACACAAATCGTCCTTCATGGGCAACTTCCCCAGCAAGCTTCTCTCTtgccctg
This genomic window contains:
- the ZNF599 gene encoding zinc finger protein 599 produces the protein MAAPALALVSFEDVAVTFTGEEWRQLDLAQRTLYQEVMLETCGLLVSLGHPVPKPELIYPLEPGQELWTGKRGVSKSTYTGEKAKPETTEFTASQLAFTEEAPFEEQMTQGASRDSRLGQARDREKLSEMQEGNLRPGTDPHEETCPRKLSHKHDDLETDDSLCLTILQERVTIQDDLHEHDCQGPRKDPVTDARNNLYKCKECGKGFSKNWALVRHQQIHAGVKPYKCSECGKACRYMADFIRHTRCHTGEKPYECVECGKAFKRRSHLTEHQRIHTGDKPYECKECGKAFTHRSSFIQHNMTHTREKPFLCKECGKAFYYSSSFAQHMRIHTGKKLYECSECGKAFTHRSTFIQHNMTHTGEKPFLCKECGKAFCLNSSFIQHMRIHTGEKPYACSECGKAFTHRSTFVRHKRTHTGEKPFQCKECGKAFCDSSSLIQHMRIHTGERPYECSECGKAFTHHSVFIRHNRTHTGEKPLECKQCAKAFYYSSSFTRHMRIHTGEKPYVCRECGKAFTQPANFVRHNRIHTGEKPYECKDCKKAFCDNFALTQHTRTHTGEKPFECGVCGKTFSHSSSFTHHRKIHTRV